The sequence CCAAGGCAGGAAAATGTCTCTCAATTACTACTACTCACACAATGCAACCTTCTACTCAAATTCAGAGAATCCAGACACAGTTATGAAGAAATCATACTATTACCTGAATGAGGTGGTGCTCTGGCGTGTACAGGTGGTTGGAAATGGCATGGTATAGGACCTGGGCTCTGTTATACTGGAGCAAATCAGCAGCTGGCTGCAACCAGACAAATCGTCAAATTAAAAGAATAGTTTCCCAAGATTGGCAAATGTTGACTATCTTTGAAATTGGATTATGGGTATGAAGCATGAAGAACATGCCATCCCAAAATATGCATGATTTTTTCGAGTTGAAAATATTGCAGAAACTCTAGATTCAGAAAGGGTGAGCTGACTTGTCTCTTTCTGCATGCAGCAAGTGATAAAATATTCCTCTGGGTGGGGTATGCTTTCCATACCAGGGTAAGAAAACAGCCCTTACAGAGACTTGGAATTGAAGGCTGCAATGGACCTACATAAACTGAACAAAGTAATCTTTATCTTCCACCTATCCATCCCCCCACCACCTACAACCATATATCTCCTAGTGACTACCCTagagccaagcatggtgactcacacctgtaaccccagcactttggaaggccaaggtgagaggctCACTTAAGGCCAAGTtcaacagcagcctgggcaacagagcaagaccctgtctctaccaaaaaaaaaataaaaaaattagttggcctggtggtgcatgcctgtagtcccagctacttgggaggctgaggtgggaggatcacttgagcccagggggttgaggctgcagtgagctatgattgtgccactgcactctagcctgggtaacagagcaagaccctgtctcaaaaaaaaaaaaaaaaaaaaaaggaaaatgtactgCCCctagccacattttctttgtcttgtcaTTTTTTCTGacaggacaaagaaaatgtggctagcggtagtaaaaaaaaaaaaaaaaaaaagatgaaaaatttatCATTCTTAGTctaaaaagtataaaagcatATTGCTTTGGCCACTTCTTCAGAATACTCTCTCTTGTGAAGATCCCCATGTACACGTAAAACTAATAAAATGTGTATAGTTTCCTCTTGCTAATCTGCCTGTTGTCAATTTGGTTTCTAGATCCAGGAAAAGAGCCCACTAAGAGATAAAAAGGGGGCTGAGGccgggctcacacctataatcaatcccagcactttaggaggccaaggttggtggatcacttgaggccaggagtttaagaccagcctggccaacatggtgagaccctacctctacaaaaaattaaaaaaaaagaaaaagtagctgagcatggtggtgcgttcctgtaatcccagctactctagaggctgacgcacaagaatcgtttgaacccgggaggcagaggttgcagtgagctaagatgacaccactgcactccagcctccagcgtaagcgacagagcaagactctgcctcaaaaaaaaaaaaaaaaaaaaaaaaaaaaaaaagggcagggggGCAGGGTTGGAGGTAATCTCTGGCTCTCCCCTACAGGTACATGGAGATTAATTATACCACTCTCTCTActtctgtgtatattttaaaagctccatagtacaaagttttttaaaaaaaattttccttgaGTAATAGCTTCCACATTTGGATATAGTCCCTTTCAGgctctgattttgtttgttttgttttcgtccTTGAAAGTCAactgtaggccaggcgtggtggctcatctctgtaatcccagcactttgggagcccaagacaggcagatcacctgaggtcaggagttcgagacggacgtggacaatatggtgaaaccctgtttccactaaaaatacaaaaattagctgggtgtggtggctgctACTAGGgagccccagctactagggaggctgaggcaagagaatcacttgaacccgggaggcagaggctgcagtgagccaagatcacactccagcccgggcgacagagtgataatgtctcaaaaaaaaaaaaaaaaaaaaaaagaaagaaagaaagaaaggaagtaggccaggtgcagtggctcacgcctgtaatcccaacactttgggaggctgaggctgaggcaggtggatcacgaggtcaggagttgaagactggcctggccaagatggtgaaaccccatctctactaaaaatacaaaaattagttgggcatggtggcacgcacctgtaatcccagctactcgggaggcagaggcggagaactgcttaaacctgagaggtggaggttgcagtgagccgagatcacaccactgcactctagcctgggtgatagagtgagactccctctcaaaaaaaaaaaaaaaaaaaaaaaaagaaagaaaatcaactgtTGACCAGTTCTCAACATCTGGTTATTCAGTTTGATAATGACCCATGCCTTCCTGTTTCTTCTATAATTATCATTTTAGTTATTACATTACCTATAGGATACAACTTCTACCAGGTGGACAGAGGAAAAATATaaggagaaaatacaaataagtaaAGTTGAATGACTTAGCATTACTAGAAATGAAGAACAGCCAGGAATGACTCAGTCTGTCCTGTCAACACAGATGACAAGGCAGAGGTTGCTTACCACATTAAGCACAATGTGATGGAGACAGTGTACACCCAGGATTTTGTTCTCAGTCTGATAATCATCTGAAATGACCAATGATGCGGGAAGTACCCTTTCCAGATGCTGGCTCAGCCAGGGCCGAGTGACCTGTTGCAGAGTCCATGAGAAAACATGTTTGATGGCAGGGTTATTCTTCCAGGATTCCCTAAGTGAATACATAGAATTACATTAAGTGACATGGTGataagtagcaaaaaaaaaaaaaaaaactacttcaaactAAACAGAGTATTTTcatgtctttgaaaaaaaaatacattgcacATAAGATAACTCTTGATTCTATATCATACATTCTAAGATCTGGATTAAAATAACTTCCATATCTTACACCAAATAATCACCCAGGGCTTTGGGTCTAAAGTCTATCCAATGAGAAGGAGTCAATTATAACCAGAGCTACATAAAGGACTTATGGTGATGGATGGTGAAGGTATGttgaaaagggagggaggagtaAAGGAAATGGATTAGTAGTATTACACTAAGGAAATGAATCAATACTTGAACACCTGTTAATCGCTAATAAAGTGAGTGTACACACGACTTAActaattctcaaaataattacTGTGTAATAggtacattatatttattttgaaatagagtctcactctattgcccaggctggagtgcagtggcaccatctgggttcactgcaacctccgcctcccaggctcaagcgattctcctgcttcagcctcccgagtagaagGGATTACACActtgcaccaccatacctggataatttttatatttgtagtagagacggggtttcaccatgttgcccaggctagtcctgaattcctggcctcaagtaatctgacagccttggcctcccaaagtactgggattacaggtgtcagccaccacactcCGCCAAGTATATTATCTTTATATTAGAAACAAACAGATTCAGAGAACTGTCTAATCTGGTCCTACTCAGAGCAACAAATAGAAGCACGAAACTCAAAATCAAGCCTTTTAATTCCATGTTCCTGGTAAAATGACAGTTACAGATACTTTTTCTCTCATTACTCCAGTGGTAACAAAGTAGCAAGTGGAAACTCATTGAAAGAACTTCAGCTAATAGTAATCTAAAGGTGCTTTTCACTTTTTATCCTAAACATGGCTTTCTTAGCTGATAGTCATCCTTCTCTAACAAGCAGTAATGAGATTCAAGATCCCCAAGTCTAAATTCAAACCATAAGTTTAAATCCTCTCTAAATCCCCCATCCAAATTCtagtaatttgtaattttttttgagacgatgtcttgctctgttgcccagattggagtgcagtggcccgatctcagctcactgcaatctctgcctcctggtttcaagcgattctcctgcctcagcctcccgagtagtttggattacaggcgtccaccaccatgcccagctaatttttgtatttttagtagagatggggtttcacaatgttggccaggctggtctcgaactcctgaccttaagtgatccatccgcctcggcctcccaaagtgctgggactacaggagtgagccacctcgcccggccacaTTTTGTAATTATTAACTCCAAGTAAGTGGGACAGAATTTCCAATTTTCCTAGGCAGTCGTCCTAAGGGCTGGAAAGAGCATTGGACAACTGAGCCCGAACATCTCAGTTATGACCTCCAATTTGCCACTATCCAGTTATGTCATTTATAGCAAATCACAACGTTTCTGGGCCTTAAGAGATCCGTGGTTACAGCACCcttattttactgatgaagaaactgagcttCCTTTGAGGTCTAACGCTATAAAAAATTAAGCtagggcaggcgcagtggctcacgcctgtaatctcagcattttgggagcccgaggcgggtggatcacttgaggtcaagagttcaagaccagcctggccaacatggtgaaaccccatctctactaaaaatacaaaaaatcagccaggcgtggtgacgagcaactgtaatcccagctactccgaaggctgacacaggagaatcgcttgaacccaggaggcggaggttgcagtgagctgagatcgcaacattacactccaccctgggcaacaagagtgaaactctgtctcgaaaataaataaataataaaaaataaaaataaaaaactgtgaGGCTCAAGTCGGTGGCAAAGGGCAGGAGTACTCACTTATTCAAGTCGGGTTTGAGAAGCCCTAGTATCACCGAAAGTCTCcctttctcatcttcattttcTCCATGTAGGAATCCTGCCACAGAACCGCATTCAGTAACTTGAAGCAGTGAGGTGAGCACCTCCCTAGCAACTTCCCGAGATCTCGGAGTGGTCCATGGTTGCTCCAAGCTGTGTGTGATGGCAAAAATATAAACGGGTCCTGCCAAGTGATGCAGGCCCGTCTGCCATGCAGGGCCGACCAGGGAATTCTTAGCAGTCTCAACTTTCCCTAACAGCTTAAGAAACAGTAACCCAACTTGGGCTGCTTTCTCGGCCGCTTCGGAGTGCCCATCACCTCCACCTTCCTCCTCCTTGGAGGGGGCTGCATACTTCTCCAGGGCTTTTGCTACCTGCCCCAGTGTCTCCGGCATTCCGCGGAGCCGTGCACCAGTCCCCTCAAATAACCTATCAAATTCTGTGGCTTCTATTAGATCACCGAGGTCTTTAAGAACAACATCTTTTACGTTGCCTCGTCGTGCCTCCGGGCGGGCAAGACTGTGTAAAATCTTGGAGAAGGCCTGTCCAAGGGCGGAGTGAGACAACTCCTCGGACAAAGAAGAGTCTTCCTGCGATGGGGCTTCCAGAGCGCTGTCAAGCTCCATTCCTGAGTGCAGCACCAGAAGGCTGGTCTCTCCCACAGGACGAGGATGGAGGCGGGGAGGGATCCGTTGAAGAGGGAAGGAGCGATCACCCAAAGAGaactaaaatcaaataaaataaaacagagagaTGTCTTGGAGGAGGGGGCGAGTCTGACCGGgataagaataaagagaaagggtgaacccaggaggcggagtttgcagtgagccgagatcgcgccactgcactccagcctgggcgacagagtgagactccgtctcagtaaaaaaaaaaaaaagaataaagaggaagGGACGCAAGAAAGGGAAAGGGGACTCTCAGGGAGTAAAAGAGTCTTACACTTTTAACAGTGACGTTAAAAGACTACTGTTGCCTTTCTgaagactaaaaagaaaaaaaacttaaaagtttaaagaaataaacttctgagCCATGTCACCAACGTAACCACCGCCAGGTACCCGCAACGGCTCGCGCCCGCCGGTGTCTAACAGGATCCGGACCTAGCTCATATTGCTGCCGCAAAACGCAAGGCTAGCTTCCGCCAGTACTGCCGCAACACTTTCTTATTTCACGACGTATGGTCGTAAAGCAATAAAGATCCAGGCTCGGGAAAATGACGGAGCGGTGGAACTATGGAGAATAAATTTGCATATATAATAGTCCGCTCGCtaattgtgtttctgttttcctttgctAAGGTAGAAACAAAAGAATAGTCATAGAATCTCAGTGGGACTTTGAAAATATCCAGGATTTTATACGTGAAGAATGGATGTATCGCATTACGGTAGTCACCCTATGTGTAAATTAGTGGCACATACTTGGCACTCCTTAATGCCCAGCGTATGACGATCCTTTTGTAGTTCATGAGCGTGATGATTGGGTGTTCATACGGTTGTGTGAGATGTGCCACCCTTGAACCTTGTTACGACGTGGGCACATTACCCGTCTGATCTGAACTTCAAGGATCGATTTAACTCTTGTATTTGTGTGCTTGTTACTCACGATGATAGGTGATCTAGTTTCATGGCTGTGTGTTTGCCGTTTCCGGGTGCCCCTTTTTCTGGCTGTACGCTACGCGCACGGGTACTTTTTTGTTGTCTAACTGTGTaatgtgtttttgtgtttgttctttTGTGAGTCGGAGTGTCGCGCTGtcgcgaggctggagtgcagtgttgcgatctcggctcactgcaacccccacctcccggttTCGAgagattctcctatctcagcctcccgagtagctgggactatgggcgcgcgccaccacgcccagctaatttttgtataaatattggcaaggatggtctcgatctcttgacctcgtgatccgcccgcttcggcctctcaaagggctgggattacaggcgtgagccaccgcgcctggccaatgcaGTGCTTTTTAATGGCTTTAATGTTTTAGGTTTGGGAGATACctgcgcaggtttgttacctggataTGTTGTGTGATGCTGGGATTTGGAGTGCAGCTTAGCCGGTTTTCATTGCCCCCTCTAGTAGAccacagtgtctgttgttgccaCTTTTATGTCCACGTGTtcctaatgtttagctcccacttatgagtgagagcatgcggtatttggttttctgttcaatGCAATACTTTAGCTGGTTTCTGGAGCTAGCGTTTTAAAGCCTGTAGCCACAAGCGTTTGAAAATTCAAATTCTAGCGTCAAGGTAGAAGCCCCCAGCTGGCGTCTGGGGCAGCCCTGAGGGAGGTGGGTCGTCGGGTTGGCGGATCCGGCTAGGGCCCGCCCCGCCAGTGTCGGCGCCGGGTGCGCAGGGACAGCAGAGCGCCGTCTTGGGCATGGGTCGCAGGCGGCGCCCGGAACGGGCCaggggagctggaggctgcagacTCGGGCTCGGCGGGTGTAGGAACCAGCGGTGTTTGCTTGGGTTTTGAGAAGGCGCGAGAAGGGTCGCGCCTGTGCGACCGCCCTGTGTTGGGTCCCCCACGCCGCGTCGGCATAGCTTGTTCCCTCTTCCTGCGCTTTCCTGGAGGGTAGAATTGCGTCCGATTGGCCTTCAGTTCCCGAGGGGCTGCTCACATTTAGGAACTTCTGACTCTCATAGCTTCCACGGTTTCGCAGGAGCCCGAGGAGGCAAACTtcatttgtgccactgcacaggCGGGAGCTTCGGACCCTGGGAGGGGTGGCGCGAGAGAGACGTGTCGCCCGCTGCTCGCAGAGGGACTCTTATTCAGCCTCTAAGGCGTCAATTGCGCCTCCAGGGTTCCAGGAGTCCAGAGAAAGCCCTTCGGGGTCTTCTGACCTGGGGTAGggtgaggggcgtgtgtgtgcGCAGGGGCGAGGGAGGGGTGACGTGTCAGGTGTCCTTTGTCCTCGCGAGGAGGTGGTTATGGGGTAGAGGGACATACAGTATTTTCGTCCCACCTTGGGGAGCGCACCAGCTTCTTGGTGCACTACTTGCAACTGTCCCATCTGCGGTGTCTTGCTGCCTACTCGCCTGCCCTTCTTTCCATTTTGCTGTCTGACCTTGGGCAAAAGTTCGgtagcctctctgtgccttcatttctttttattttttatttaattaaaaaaatatttttttagagacagggtcttgctctgtggcccaggcaggagtgcagtggcgtcatcgtatctcactgcagcctcaaactcctgggttcaagcgatcctcccgcctcagtctcccagtaactgggaccacaggcgcacccTACCACACCCtactaatattttctaattttttggtagaaatggtgtctcactgtattacccaggctaatctcgagctcctggcctcgcgatcctccctccttggcctcctaaagcgctgagattacaggtgtgaaccacccacctcgctggtgccttaatttttttttctttttcttttatttttccttccttccttccttccttctttccttccttccttcctttcttcctttcttccttccttctttctttcttctttcttttctttcttgtctccctctgtcgcccaggctggagtgcagtggtgtgatcttggcttatagcaacctctgcctcccaggttcaagggattctcatgcctcagcctctcgagtaactgggattacaggcacccaccacgcccagctaattttgtatttttactagacacggagtttcaccatgttggccaggctggtctctaagtcTTGActtcaagttatccacctgccttggcttcccaaagtgctgtgattacaggcgtgagccacctcgcccagccaccTTAATTTCTTTATCGGAAAAATGCAGGTAGTAATAATTCGTACCACTTAGGAGTGTTGTGAGAAAGGAATTATATGTAAACTGCTTAGAACAATATCTGGTCAGCAGAAAGTTCTACATAGGTGTTGGCTCATGTTAAACCACAGCTCCTGTGTTGTTACATTTCCTCTTTCCAGGGTAATTTTGTGGTTAGGACCCTCCCTCTCGGCCTCTTTCATTCAGCTTTCCCTTCTCTGGCCAATTGGTGGCACTCATGATTTTTTAAGCAATTTCAACCACTGGTAACCATCTCCTCCCGAGGGGACTCTCCTGTTTGCAGGCCCTAGTGGAAGCAAGATGCCAATAAATAGACAGTTATTGTGTCCCTCCTGTGTGCAAGCGTCTCTTCCCTGATCCATGTGCCCCTTGTGCTAAGTGGACCCAAGCTATTACTTCTTATAAGGAAAGCACTTGTATTGTGGAGATCTCCCCATCTGCACTTCTGAGTTTCCTGAAGCCAGAGACCACATCTTtattcccagtgcctggcacaatttGGTcatgcaataaatgtttgttgaacccACACGTCCATCCACAGAGGACTGGCTGAATAAGCTACGTATATCCACACAATGCAGTTTTATGCCGCTGCACAGAAGAAAGAGAACCATCTCTGTGGACTGCCTTGGAAATCTAGGAtgtattgttaagtgaaaaaagcaggaCAGAGACCATGTGTgtgttgcctttatttttatttttcccccttttcacaCGTGTTGAAATGCTGCCTTTCTTGTAAGAAAGATGGGAATATAGAAATAATGATGTGTGCATTTGCTTACATGTTAAAGATGCAATAGAGTGTAAAttataaactaataaaaatggtTACATGTAAGAAAAGAACGGGTTGAAGGAAATAGGAATGGAAGCTAGATTTCTCTGTATACACTGTGTTTAATAGCTTCAACTTTGGATTCatgtaaatttttttgttgttgttgagatagagcctcactccagtccaggctggagtgcagttgtgcgatctcggctcactgcagcctctgccaccccgggttcaagtgattctcctgccttagcctcccaagtagctgggattacaggcgcctgccaccacacctgcctgatttttgtatttttggtagagatggggttttaccatgttggccaggctggtctgcagctcatgacctcacgtgatccacctgcctcggcctcccaaagtgctgggattacaggcatgagccaccgcacccggccacataatttttttttttttttttgaagcaacaaaagcagagatgtattgaaaatgaaagtatactCCTCAGGGCAAGAGTGGGCCAAAGCAAGCAGCTCAAGAGCCTacatagctattttttaaaagaaaataacaaagcgtttcctaaaagaaaagaaataaagagtacttTGAGTCACTGGCATAACCACACAAATTAACTGTAAAACTCATTAATTTGACTCTGTATCCTTAGTGTGACAAAgcctaaaatcagaaaaaaatcaactgcATTTAATAATGGTATACTATTGGTAATATTAATATTGTTTAGGTGTGTTTCTTtggggtttatttgttttttgagacagagtctccctctttcgcccaagctgcagtgcagtggtgcaatctcggctcagtgcgacctctgcctcctgggctcaagtgattctcctgcctcagcctcccaagtagctgggattacaggcatgtgccaccttgcccagctaattttgtatttttagtagagacggggtttcaccacgttggccaggctggtctcgaactccttacctcaggtgatccacctgcctcggcctcccaaagtgctcgacccaccgcgcctggcctgtttagGTGTTATTACATGTATTTTGTataacttatatatgtatataagataACAAGTAACAATATTATTAGAAACCCAGATTTTCAATTAAAGATAAAAGAGATACTAGTATCAAATCAATTAAGTTAGCTATAAATTCTGTAATCTGATTGAGTCACATATTTGAGTAAACAAATCTGTAATCTGAAATTAGAATTGGCAATGTTGGtatgaatttatatatacatatatacacatatacatacatatatatacacacacatatacatatatatatatcccagtTGTGTCCACTGAAAGGCCAAGAAGAATGACAGTCTAATGGCTGTGAGCACCCTGGATGTCCAAATTTGTAGTTTAAATGCCATTTCCCACTAAAAGGAACCAGTGAGGCTTTAGGAATGATTGATTTCAGAACTAGGGCAGGAATTGCACAAGGTGGgcctgtggcattttgttatgccTGAAAGCAAGGTAGCTATTAAATACTGCTGAGGTgatgtgaaaaaaaaacaaaaacaaaaacaaaaaaacacacacacaaaaaaaacaacccaaggCCCTATAGCTCACGGATTACAGCACTGGTCTTGTAGAGGAGTAATGACTGTAATGAATTAAAACAAATGTATACAAATCCATGAGTTCATAATGAtactaaaaaaaatcactaatcattCATCTTTGGATCacttaagaaaacaaatgtttattttgagaattgatatataaaggaaaaaaatcaagcatttattcttctGTCTATTCGAGGGTACCCAAATCATTCGTAAGGGTCATAAATACAACAAAATGGTAGAATTAGAAAGTCACTATTCACACCTCCTAATGAAACATTGAGACAAGGCAACTATCATCCATTGTGATTACAATTATGAGGTGAAGGTTGATGGGGAACTTTATAACTGAACTACTGATTTATCGAACATCACTAAAAGCAAGGCAGCCAGGCACCTCTTAATGGAATAAGGTAGGAAGTACACACCACCTATGAAATATTTTTGCCCAAAAATGGACCCTAAATCTAATCAAATTTTTAGGTCTACTACCAAATGACAAGAAACATGAAgggcaaagaaacaaaagacaccAAGAAATTCCACTGATATATTcaaggaaagataaataaataaataaattttttaaagacaccaAGATGATAGTCAAGCCAAGGATGAGAACTGATACAGATTAAAAGTTCTAAAATATTCTCAACTAACAATGTtgcatattctttctttctttcctttctttcgttctttctttctttcttctttctttctttctctctctctctctttctttctttttttttttacaggcaaGGTCTAGCTTTCTTGCCAtgtcaacctcccaaagtgctgagattacaggcgtgagccactgtgccccaccagatcttattttctttccctttcttttctttctttcttctttctttctttcttcctctccctctccctttctttctttctttcctttctttctttctttcaagatagagtttcattcttgttgcccaggctggagtgcaacagtgtgatctcagcccaccgcaacctccacctccctggttcaagtgattctcctgcctcaacctcccgagtagctgggattacagtcatgcaccaccatgcccagctaattttgaatttttagtagagacagagtttctccatgttggtcaggctggtctcgaactcccagcctccggtgatccgcccaccttggcctcccaaggtgttgtgaaacggagtcttggtctgt comes from Pan troglodytes isolate AG18354 chromosome 7, NHGRI_mPanTro3-v2.0_pri, whole genome shotgun sequence and encodes:
- the TTI2 gene encoding TELO2-interacting protein 2, translating into MELDSALEAPSQEDSSLSEELSHSALGQAFSKILHSLARPEARRGNVKDVVLKDLGDLIEATEFDRLFEGTGARLRGMPETLGQVAKALEKYAAPSKEEEGGGDGHSEAAEKAAQVGLLFLKLLGKVETAKNSLVGPAWQTGLHHLAGPVYIFAITHSLEQPWTTPRSREVAREVLTSLLQVTECGSVAGFLHGENEDEKGRLSVILGLLKPDLNKESWKNNPAIKHVFSWTLQQVTRPWLSQHLERVLPASLVISDDYQTENKILGVHCLHHIVLNVPAADLLQYNRAQVLYHAISNHLYTPEHHLIQAVLPCLLDLFPILEKTLHWKGDGARPTTHCDEVLRLILTHMEPEHRLLLRRTYARNLPAFVNRLGILTVRHLKRLERVIIGYLEVYDGPEEEARLKILETLKLLMQHTWPRVSCRLVVLLKALLKLICDVARDPNLTPESVKSALLQEATDCLILLDRCSQGRVKGLLAKIPQSCEDRKVVNCIRKVQQVSEGAPYDGT
- the TTI2 gene encoding TELO2-interacting protein 2 isoform X1; this encodes MELDSALEAPSQEDSSLSEELSHSALGQAFSKILHSLARPEARRGNVKDVVLKDLGDLIEATEFDRLFEGTGARLRGMPETLGQVAKALEKYAAPSKEEEGGGDGHSEAAEKAAQVGLLFLKLLGKVETAKNSLVGPAWQTGLHHLAGPVYIFAITHSLEQPWTTPRSREVAREVLTSLLQVTECGSVAGFLHGENEDEKGRLSVILGLLKPDLNKESWKNNPAIKHVFSWTLQQVTRPWLSQHLERVLPASLVISDDYQTENKILGVHCLHHIVLNVAVLPCLLDLFPILEKTLHWKGDGARPTTHCDEVLRLILTHMEPEHRLLLRRTYARNLPAFVNRLGILTVRHLKRLERVIIGYLEVYDGPEEEARLKILETLKLLMQHTWPRVSCRLVVLLKALLKLICDVARDPNLTPESVKSALLQEATDCLILLDRCSQGRVKGLLAKIPQSCEDRKVVNCIRKVQQVSEGAPYDGT